A portion of the Blattabacterium clevelandi genome contains these proteins:
- a CDS encoding nucleoside monophosphate kinase, with protein MIHIILFGPPGCGKGTQAKILKKKLGLVHLSTGMIFRHHIKNKTSLGKLSHYYINQGVLVPDQITTNMLNIEIKEHIQSKGIIYDGYPRTRNQVFSLEKILESLSLGRINIIFFFKINKKLLINRLLKRGKISHRDDDSDIITVQRRIEEYNKETSFIWNEKKWKDHFIEINASSSISEISFFIEKKILNLNI; from the coding sequence ATGATACACATTATATTATTTGGACCACCAGGATGTGGAAAGGGGACTCAAGCAAAAATTTTAAAAAAAAAATTAGGATTAGTTCACTTGTCTACTGGAATGATATTTAGACATCATATAAAAAATAAAACAAGTTTAGGTAAACTTTCTCATTATTATATTAATCAAGGTGTATTAGTTCCTGATCAAATTACAACAAATATGTTAAATATAGAAATTAAAGAACATATTCAATCTAAAGGAATTATTTACGATGGATATCCTAGAACAAGAAATCAAGTTTTTTCTTTAGAAAAAATATTAGAATCTTTATCATTAGGTAGGATAAATATAATTTTTTTTTTTAAAATAAATAAAAAATTATTAATCAATAGATTATTAAAAAGAGGAAAAATTAGTCATCGTGATGATGATTCGGATATTATTACAGTTCAAAGAAGAATAGAAGAATATAATAAAGAAACTTCTTTTATTTGGAATGAAAAAAAATGGAAAGATCATTTCATAGAAATTAATGCATCTTCTTCTATAAGTGAAATCTCTTTTTTTATAGAAAAAAAAATTTTGAATTTAAATATTTAA